The window GGGTTGATAGGGTCGTCTAATATTATAAGCCCGTAAAATGTACTACGGCTGGGAAAAGGCATTTTAAAAAAGGTGAACATCGTAGTCCataaatttatgtaattgaaaaacaaaGTATACTGCTGACCTTCCCATCATACTGCCCCTCGTCCATGGCGAGTATAACTTCAGGAGCCATCCAGTAGGGAGTTCCTACGAAGCTGTTGGCGGGGCACTTGATGCTGGCGCTGCCAAAGTCGGCGAGCTTGACGGTGCCGTTCTCGGTGAGCAGGATGTTGCCGGCCTTGATATCGCGGTGGATACGCCCGAGGCTGTGCAGGTACGACAGCCCGCAAACCACGCCCTCGCAGATCGCCGCAATCTCCTCCTCGCGTAATGGCCGCTTGTGTACCTAGTAAGAAAGgagaatttatttgtaaatgttggCTAAATTTTGtcgtgtttatttaattacatccTGATTTTCATGAAAGCACAACGTAGCGACAACAAAATACATCTATAAGACATTCTTGAAAGTTTTCATACTTGTAAAAATGTCTCAATTGTGTAATTTGTGTAAACTGTAACAATCATTTAGTCTCTCATAAGGATAATCTTTACTTAAACATCATTAAAATCATAACAATTGCTTCAAATTAATTCGAATAAACAACAATACAGTCGCAAATGAAAGTAATGGGAGCCAAGTGAAGCACGATCCACGATGTCGGAAGTCAGATTGTATTATGTAACACAAAAACAGGAAACAATATGAcattatatcatatttattttatttgcatatacTGCGCGTGCCGATGCGGCTTGAATTAATTAGACAACGTGTGACGGAACTCGACGACACCTGACATTttgtacaataattaaattcactGATCCATAACAAGCAGTGCTTTACGTTTTTTCattctgtttgtttattatctttttgTTACGATCGTGCTGCTGGatgatatattgttttaattgaagtagCATTTAGGCTTATTTCTAGAAGGCGAACAGTGATTGAACTCGCGTTAAACTCTTATGAAGATTAGAAAATACAATATGATTATTCAAAATGACGAATTATTATAGTCAACATATGTTTTTATGCTTTTATAGTCCCTACTAATCcctacgaatattataaatgcgaaagtaactctctctgtctgtctgttacgctttcacgtctaaaccactgcactgattttaatggaatttggtacaaagatagagttgaccttgagaaagaacataggatagttatttgcccggacttttgaagagttctcttggaaacgcgatataaccgacctcgacgcgggcgaaaagctagtatagaATAAATTCTATTTCCATCAATGGTGTACTACTATGAACTGTAACTACTACTATTAAACAATCTTTAGGGAATATTAGCATCGTACTTAGTTATTAAGATTACGAATGACTCAAAACACGACTACAAGAATATTCTGGGAAATCAAAGATAACTTACAGCGAATACAATaagaaaactataatttaaattttcatattattagtcATAGAAATTCTGCGAACACAAAGTTGCATTCGTTAACCATCCTTTTTTGTGTTCCCAACATTTTTGTTGTGTGCGGTGATGAACGGCGTGACGTCGTGAGGTTAGGATGACGAAACAGATCAGGCTATTCTGTTACGCACAAGTTGCTTGTAAACAAAGCATTTAATATAAAGATTCATTTACtcattaatgtattattattgtttaacgtagtattattttaatgtatttcattcatattaacataattgtcgagtatttttttttatttaacgaccGCATTCTTTGACTTTAAACAAAACGCGCTTAAAGTACAATTAATTGAGTAAAACTGTTATCTCCAAGGCAGCAAGAAGCCTTCGGTTCTTGAAGTAAAGGTTTTCCTTGACATAATACTATTATCTTTTATCACCTATTAGCACGAAAATCGAAAAGGATCTATTTTGTAGTCATTGGagatcaattttgtttttttacgaagCTTACGAAATTTATCTGATAGctgttatatattttacagaCAAATATCTCACttataaagtaaaatgtatgtaaaaggCGACTACTTAATTAGAACCACGGTGACCACGTTTATATTGAgctaataacaaaacaaatgacattggtttatttaaaactgagtCACTATCTCGACAAAAGATTTTACTAAGATTTAGGTACAGTATAAATATCAACATGTCATCGTATTACAGTATCAGAGAATTCGTTTCACAGATCCACTGTTTATCAGTACCATTCGTGGGATTGATTTCGCGATAAAAGAATCAGGTTTGATCTATAATACTTTAGTACAATTACGCGTGCATTGGTTGAAGATAAAATCTTAAATCGTCAATTTGAATTCTTGCGTATTTTCGGTAAATTACAAATAGGGAAATGTGacattacataatatgtatgtttttatcgCCAAAATTTCGTAATTCGCTCTAATCTAATTGATTATGCgtgaataaattgtaaaaaccaAATCTGATTGTATATCTAATGGCATGTTATCCACAATCTATCTGTTTGTGGTTACAAAACTgggaaatatttgttttaataatgctTACCTCTATGATATCCGATGCAGATCCAACACAATACTCCATAACCAGCCATGCTGTGTGCTCTCTTTTATAGCAACCCTTGTATTCAATGGTGTTTGGGTGTTCCAATTGTTTTAAGAATCTAAAAGTACAACCATGATTTAATAATGAGATTACAAAAGCTTTTGGAATTACAATACATGTTATAGTAACCGGTaaagtatataattttgtaCTCAAGTATTACCctgtttattatttgatacaGAGTActcatattaataatttatgttttctttaatatacATAATCATCAAGGTTTATAATAATCAtagtaaataacttttttattttccaaatctAATGGTTACAAGGTCATCTGGTGGtttccttattaaataaaaatgtgttaatcaCTTGCTACATTATTAAGGGTTTAGCAATTACTTAGAatactttaaattgtttattataagcTTCAAggaataaaacaacaatagaaGTAAGAACACccttgaaaatattattcacatTATATAAATCTGACAAcagtttacaaaaacatttagaGTGTAATATGGATGAATTGCTCTCAATGTTGCCTCAATAATGTACCtcatatttagatttaaattgatGTCTTGTTCAGTAAACAAAGATGTATGTAATTGTGATATTTATTCTAAGACATCACTGACTAATTGCTTGATGACTGGCCAACTCTGATTATGAGGAGCCTGTTCTATTAGACTATAAGTGACAATAACAagctgtttataaataattatcagaGGTAAAGGCTGTTATTTCTAAAGTACCTGGAACCCTAATTCATATATATCTGGCATTATTAGGTTTATAAAGCTATTGCTTGATAGGTTGATATCTTTGGGAGAtacacaacaataatattttatagaacttGTTTGATAACTAAAGCTAGTTACTATGGATACAGGCAAAGGGTTTTACTCactttatttctttcaaaatatccTGCCATTTTTCCTCACTCTGTTTTCCCACATATGACATTTTCTTGATCGCCACAATCTCTTTAGTGAGATTGCAGCGAGCATAGTAGACTGCTCCGAAAGACCCATGACCGATCTCACGGAGGTCTTCGAAGATCTTCTCCGGATCATGTCTGCTAAATAATTCAGCAATGTCTGGGTCCTTAAGACTGCCAGGACGTGGCATTTTAATCTGCAAGAACATTAGataggtttacaaaaaaaaattgacatatCCACACTGACTTTTTAAAGACAGCAATGGAACAGCTGATACTTGTATGATCAATGAGATAATGTTAAGGTAATGTTTAATAGAAAAACTAAAGCTAAATATACTTTCCATAGttgtaattaacaaacaataatacacacatattaatgtaataattggatgaaaaataaaatgttcaaatttaaagcaataaattatgaGCCAAATCCAATATGAATTTTATGCAATTGCTGTTTTCTAGTTACTAAATAGTTTCCATCTTCCTGATGTATTTTgagtaaataatgtttacaaCAAAAAAGATAACTGTTTATTGACTTCTTTTAGTTCTCATTTCCTtctttaaggaaaatattacaGAGTATAAATTTAggtaataaaatcaaacatttactaaatattataaattgttaaactGATTCAAACATGTAGGCTGTTTTATCATGCATTTTATGGTCCCTTCTGagcctaaaataataaatggctCTGGAATCTAATTCTGACAGTATCAGGAGGAAAACTATATGCTAACCTAATAAGAAGTGCATTTGATACTGATGGTGCTTTGCAGCTCAGACTGTCAAAAGAAGTAAATTGAAGGCAACTACAGTATGATATTAGGATCCAATTATATCATTATGGACCATCCTCAGCTGGCTCATGAACAGTGACACATTTATTTGATGTcctttaaaacttgaaaaatcaATGTCTTGTGTAAAGTTATGTAGTGTTGAGAACACAAAGCCATGAACCTACTGCTTGCGCCAGCTGTAAGCCGGCAGCGTCCGTCAGTTATTGAGAACGCTCCCGTCGGGCCGGGCCATCCTCCGCGCCACCCGCTATCTGCAACAGTCGGAAACGCCACCGATAACACTTGCCACGCCGTAATACAACACTCAGAACACACTGCTAGCGTTTCAATCCCACATAAATAATGCTCACTTTACTGCCTACTGAACACATCGTTAGCTTACAATTTGTCAGTTCAATATAccactattaatttaattaatgcgAGCTCCAGATAAACGGCGCCGCAACCCACCTCAATGTAACTATCGACTCTGGGCATCCGTCAAGGCACTTGATCACATACTGGCACCTCCGCAGGCGTGTTTCACATCCACTGTTATCAGTAATTATCACATGCACCCCCTTTACAAGGGtgtgaattgaaaatattgcGAAATACTTGGcacttacatacaaaatttcgctTCAAAATGGCGTTGGGGTATCGTGCGCaatgatagttttttgtttcattaggCACACCATTTACGGTTTCCTATCACTTTTAGAACTCACTTAGTAATCATTAGgtcactttttatttatctaaggCTTCTATGAAAGGAGCTTCGtcgaaattttaatgaaaattatttacaactttCCCGTATTGAGACATACATAGACACCACACACAGATAGataaatacaatacatacatacatatataaatttatGTCGTCGAAAAGCTGAATCGACTTAGCATTCGATTTGAACGAGGTGAGTAGTCGATTGAAGGTTACTAATTACGTTGtgaaaaattctttaattatttgtgattaGGTTAATGATTTGGATTAATACAATATAGTAGTTCGGATGGTAAAATCGTTTCATAGTAATAATGCggatatttgtatttataaatacatatactcTACAACACTGCGCACCAAACCGAGAGGACGTTTAAAAATACGATTAGCCGATTGTAAGGACTCACacataaatttttaaattaaaaaggtctcttattttattttcgtcaaACAGACGTCAACCTTGCAGCAACGCTAACCTGTTGTCGGCGATTTCGCTATAGCAATATCGCGCTAAAAAACAGCATTTGCAAAACTACTTTACTTCGTGACTTTTAAGTAATAGTTGTCATTGGTTCCTTATATTAACTAAGACTGCTGTAGGGTAATTCCAGATCATTCGGAACCCGGAGTAAAAACGTAAACGCCAGGACAGGGCTCCAATTCCGCTgcttacaatgaccgatgaatttTTGCTGACAAAATGCTTGGAAGaatacaaacaatttcattttaattccattaccattcattcatcggtcattgaaAGTAGCGGAATCTTGGCCTTGCTGTTTGATAACGCACCGCACTGCAAAACTACAAATTATCTCTAAATTACGACGTTGCAGGTTGCAGTAAGCAGTTTTATATGTGTAATGGTATATGGTTCAAGCAAACAATGTGACGATACCCGCTCAAGTTACTAAGCTTACCTATTAAACatatatatgtaagtataaGTTTAATAGGTTCCTTCCgtattataatgtattatattttaatatatccaCTGCTACGAATGTTGAACAACACTATTTTGTTGAGACCTAGAATGTACTAAATCTAATGTAAGGGCCATCCGAGAGAGATTTATTTATACCTGTGTTTCTGGCTAAACGaatgttttaatgtatataTATTAAATGGATCGCCTTAGCTTGTGGTTGCTATAAACTttatctcattaaaaaaatcacgaTACTAGCACTGCAAGCAATAAAATCGCACTAATATTTGGTAATAAATTTAagtctgatattattattttacagttgCACACTTATTACTTTATAGTTTgaaattgatgtattaaaatggaaaaatggcagaaattgattaaatattttttaacagcgttatatattattattatttcctttatttcattaaaatacatgtaaattacatttttaaatatatataaaaacaacatacatttaaaaatataaaaaatagtgtccaaccggcaacgggaacagggcccaagctgccggtggtcagggctccagagagaggaacctcctcacgatgcgcgccgtgtccagaagtaccgctttctgaatcaaacccttgacccagacgcccaacgagagcctccgaagatgttgatcgaggctcttggctattaagccattggcacttacgactatcgggacaatgattgccgagtccacctcccacaagtcgaccagttcggtaagaacgaatccaggttaTATATACtgtgaaaaataattgtcaGTTGAATTGTTTTCTAACATTATTCTGGCAACATTTGAGATCCTGATCAAAGTCAGTCTTGCTTGAATAGAATAAgctaaaaaacgaaataaactcCATCCATCCAGCGAGTATACCACGAACCGGTATGAAATTGAATTcgttttgtttataacaaaactcCTAAAGTGTGtgttaataaaacaacttacaTTAAACTTTCCGATTTAACTGTGCGACTAACCTGATTTAAGTTACTAACAAGCTTAAAACTCTTAATGAATATCAAGTAAGTGTTTAGAGTCGTTTACGGTTTCTCTTCCGAGTCAAAATGGCGGGACTCGGTATTGAATTTGTGTACTGATAAATCATGTTTATTCTAAAGTTGTGTGGTATACAAGAGAGCATTACTGATAGTATAATTTTCCTGGGTGGTGTATTATCTGAATTGCTTGTAATGTTTGTATAGGTTATATGCTGGCTGAAGTTGCAGATCGCCCGGTCTTCTTCATCACCGTATGGAAGAGTTAGGCACGGAATTCAAGAAAATATAGCGTATTTGCTTCATATAATACATtcctattaatttaatattctaatctTAGCAATGCCAGATAAATACGTAAATGTATCCAAGTGAAAATCGTTCAGATAGTTATCAACTGTCTTTTTTCAATTCCCgcgttttttataattttgtgtttgtgtttACACTTTCTTAtgtttgtttactttgttttataagttacaAATTTAGTGATATATTgtgttatgttaatatttatcgTTAATATTTTGTAGTCCAACAATGGCTGATAAGAAGAAGGATGGTGAGCCTGAAGGAGAAGAAGAATTCTCAGTTGAGAAGGTATTAGACAGGCGCGTAAGAAATGGGAAGGTgagttctataaaataaactctTACTTTAAAAAAGCACACAGTGTAACCATAATGTTACTTACTTCTTACATATAGACTCTGCAGCAACTGCGGAGAGGTAGTTGATACACTGAATTTTCAGTGAATGTTTTTCATACTTAAACAAAATCCCTGAATAAGAGCTAGGAATGGTTTATTTGAGCAACCATTATGCCAGAAAtgttaaagttatgttattataaacagTATCACAAAATTTTGTTCTCTAAATTTTCTaggttgaatattatttaaaatggaagGGCTACAGTGATGAAGACAACACTTGGGAACCAGAGGAGAATCTTGACTGTCCAGACCTCATTCAAGCTTTTGAAGAGGctagaaaaaagaaagaagCAGGTGAGTAAAGTATAAACACATTCATGTGaatattcttaatataaaaatgtataacaccATAAGCGAATAATACTAATGCTGAATTTTAATTCCATGGAATAGTTGATTTAAATGGTAGGTTTGTAAAGGGAGTATACagctatgtatttatttattactaaatctTTCAAAATCTAAAATGTCTCACTATGGTTCAAATATCGAGAACAGTTTAGTTCATTACAattatgtttcaatattttcagaGGGAAAAACAGTAAAAGTTGACAAGGATGCCAAGAAACGTAAATCTGCTGTAGCAACACCAGACCTGAAAGGTGCTAAGAAAGCAAAAACAGATGATAAAAAGGCCTCAGGGTTTGACCGTGGTCTGGAACCTGAAAAGATTAttggtaatttttattcttatgtTTAAGATTGGTTTACTCACACATATTTATGGTAAGTCCTTAACAATAAGCTGATGTGGCGGTGAGGTCTTGATGAGTAGCCCATGAACACaattaatatattcttattgAAACTACTTGAATCTGTGTTGAAGTAACCAGTCCAGTCCAGTAGCAAATTTAGAGTTAAGACTAATAATATgctattaatgtaaaatttcaGGTGCAACAGACAGTAGTGGCgagttaatgtttttaatgaaatggcAAGGTACAGACGAGGCAGACTTAGTACCAGCAAAGCAGGCTAACGTAAGGTGCCCACAGGTTGTGATCCAGTTCTATGAAGAGAGGTTAACATGGCACACACCAGCACCCGATGAAGCTGGCGCTGaggattaaaaaagaaaaatgtgagTAAGACCTGCAACTCATTATATGCACCTAGATCCACAATTTCTagtaatgaaatattgaaacaaGGCATcaacatattaattattaacataaaacttatCTCATACTTAACTGATTCAAAGATTGGTCTCTAATATAGGAAAAATAGTTGTTTCCATTTGATTAATCTTGTcatctatttcattttaatttaataatgattccCCTTTTTCTTGGTTTTCAGATCAGTCTACCACAAatggttttgaaataaatgattaactGAATAAGTTTTAATCGTAagcaaaaacagttttaaacaatagcatttttttagacttgtttcaattaaaataatttctgataaaattttagTATAGCGACgtagaataaatttatatttgtggATAATGGAATAGGTAGTTCTCTGTACTGTTATGTATAAACGATTATACTATGTatttctacataaatatttcagtCATAAGATAACCCTTGTTGTACCTATTATCTGTAGCtgtttctgttttaaatttaagttttggCCTATAAACGTTGATtccttttatataaataaacagctGGAATAAACAACAACTGTTATGTGATTGACACGATTAATTTGacaaactattatatttttagtagttacttaatattttcaCTTCTCTAAAAGTTATGGCCTACCCTTTTGGTTTCGGCGATTAACTTATTTGactgttattataaatgttacgaAGAATGTCTTAACACTAAACCATTATtggttaatatttttctttatcatttaGAAAAAATGACTTTCCATTTAGCTATAATATTGTAATCCTGGTAAAGTATTTTgccaagtttatttttgtttaatgtaagTTAGAGTAAGTGGCAATATTTTTAGtgcttatatatatatgttttaagaattaaaatcgGCATTGTAATAATGTTTGATCATATCTTTGCTTATTATTTACTGACTACTGTTATATCCCATTATGTTGTTGAGAATTGTAGTAGGTAGAAGTAGAAATCCTTTCCTGACTTCCCTTCAACAGCACTGTCTTACGTTTAAGGCCATTCCTAAGTATTTAATCTTTGCCTTATGCTAAAGCAGCAAAGTCGGTGTACTGAGAAGCCTTAAGAGAGtcagatttaaaatatcttttacgTGATGGATATTATTGAGTAATTTAAAGAACTTGAATTAAAGACTGGCAAGGTAAGTCTCGTAACAACAGTTATTAAAATCTATAGATTCATGAATAACAACAATTTAGGTACAATCAAAGTTACATCAATTCGATTTGTGGCTATGACATGTCTCAATACTTGCTTGAATGAAGTTTCTTTTCATGAAGCTATCCTACACCAATAAGGTTCATAGCTACGAGCTCGGTAATCGGCCACAGAATATCGCTTTGCTGGTATTTCGAGCACTGATGctgaaacttgttttttatgAGATAACAATTTGATTGCCCAATGTGCCGGATTGCCATTGTGTCGCAGATTCTTCGACACCAATTCTCCGACAGAGTTTTCCGGTGTCTCTGCAGATTAATCggtaatcttatatttaataaaaagaggcGAATTCATGattttcgtttattaaaaaaaaaaaatacaaacatcttAATTCTAACTGCTTTGTTCTTAAGTAAACGTCAGCAATAAATCtaaacattacttttaaatattttgttactttgacGATTGTACACTTACGTCGTATACTCTACATAATAGCTCCTTGTCTTAGCAATGATACAGTGCAGGGTTAAgggaaaaaaacattaaacataatatttttattgaattgtgCATTCCAAAAAAGCTAAACTATTATAGCACACACTGAATACATAGTCTAAAAGTAGTGAGGGATCAACGAATTAGTTGAAGCAGTGATTTAGTGGTTACAATAATAAGGCGTCGCTACTCAGGATTACTCAGGAGTTTCTAAAATAAGTAACGGGAGTTGGGCTGATGTTGATCATAGTAATGCATCTTAACTTCGACCGAAGGATGTGATAGCAATTTCTCCTTTAATTCTTCATTGTTACGTAAACTTCCATTCATTTGTATTGTAAGCAAGTAACCTTGAATAAAATCTTCGTCAGACAAAAAGGCATcgtaaatttcttttttttcatcgtCTTGTAATAAAGATATTACTTGATTCAAAGCTTCAgagaaaagtttataaatacatgGCATATATGTTGTTACATCCTCTTTTAGATATTGTAAACAAAGCTTACCAAATTCTGgagcattttttttagttatgttCATCCAATCTTTTAAGTCTGGATAAGCTTTTTCTACAAGCACGGTCAGGGCTACCATGAGTTTCCATCTAGTTAGCAATACATAGTTTTTGGTTAGTGACAAAGATTTATGCAATTCTGTTTGAATGTTCATAAACATCTTTAAAGGTATATTCATATTATTCTCAACAGCATAATCTCTTAAATCCGTTTGTATTTGGTTTATCAAATTCATGAAATTAGATCTTATATAGAAATGTCCATCACGACTTTCTTCCCACATAGTTAGAGCACGATTTAAAATGGGTAAAAGAACTTGCTCATACCTCTGTATTTGCAAGTTTTCATCTTTAGTGCACAGTACATAAGCGGACAAGACGGGTACAATTCCAGTGGCAACGTATACATGCATACCGTTACCCTTAGATTCAAAGAAGGTATCATCGACATGCTCCTCTATTAAGTCAACAACAAAGTTGGGACACAATCGTTCCATTATTTGTCTGGAATGCCAGATGAGATTCGACCTGAGTGCTATGTATTGGTCACGATCAGTTTCTTTTGCATTAACTATGAGGCTattcataaatttataacatttcatCAGGTAGTTAGCTCTAacatttattggtattttatcCACTCCTGCTAGAAGTTCGTAGATCTTTTTATCTTCTCCAAACGTCAAGCTGTCAATAAACATTTCGATTAGCTCCCAAAGAGCCACCGCTCTGTCTGGGTGTGTTTCCTTACAGAGGAGCTCGTgcgtaaatttaaaaattattgctCGTATACTAACATTCTTTGAAGATTtccaacaatttaaaaatactgtgCTGCTGTCTTTATCGTTAAGCTTGCGATATGC is drawn from Trichoplusia ni isolate ovarian cell line Hi5 chromosome 18, tn1, whole genome shotgun sequence and contains these coding sequences:
- the LOC113503218 gene encoding chromobox protein homolog 1-like isoform X2, with translation MADKKKDGEPEGEEEFSVEKVLDRRVRNGKVEYYLKWKGYSDEDNTWEPEENLDCPDLIQAFEEARKKKEAEGKTVKVDKDAKKRKSAVATPDLKGAKKAKTDDKKASGFDRGLEPEKIIGATDSSGELMFLMKWQGTDEADLVPAKQANVRCPQVVIQFYEERLTWHTPAPDEAGAED
- the LOC113503218 gene encoding chromobox protein homolog 1-like isoform X1: MNINPTMADKKKDGEPEGEEEFSVEKVLDRRVRNGKVEYYLKWKGYSDEDNTWEPEENLDCPDLIQAFEEARKKKEAEGKTVKVDKDAKKRKSAVATPDLKGAKKAKTDDKKASGFDRGLEPEKIIGATDSSGELMFLMKWQGTDEADLVPAKQANVRCPQVVIQFYEERLTWHTPAPDEAGAED